One part of the Mycolicibacterium aromaticivorans JS19b1 = JCM 16368 genome encodes these proteins:
- the rseA gene encoding anti-sigma E factor RseA: MVDRGHMFRRAFSWLPSQFASQSDAPIGAPRQFGSTEHLSIEAIAAYVDGELRMKSYLRAAHHLSLCPECAAEVEGQSQARTALRDSHPISMPSTLLGLLSQIPQAAPDDPSVPDGRSRPGGGMESGLADQLAERTDRDRRKRR, encoded by the coding sequence ATGGTCGACCGTGGACACATGTTCCGTCGAGCATTTTCCTGGTTGCCCTCACAGTTCGCCTCGCAGAGTGACGCCCCCATCGGGGCGCCGCGGCAATTCGGTTCCACCGAGCACCTGTCCATCGAAGCGATCGCCGCCTATGTCGACGGCGAGTTACGGATGAAGTCGTATCTGCGGGCGGCGCACCATCTGTCGCTGTGCCCGGAGTGCGCGGCCGAGGTAGAGGGCCAGAGTCAGGCGCGCACCGCGTTGCGGGATTCCCACCCGATCAGCATGCCGAGCACCCTGTTGGGGCTGTTATCGCAGATCCCGCAGGCGGCGCCAGACGATCCGAGCGTGCCGGACGGGCGGAGCCGCCCTGGCGGCGGCATGGAGTCCGGACTCGCCGATCAGTTAGCTGAACGCACAGACCGTGACCGGCGTAAGCGCCGGTAG
- a CDS encoding TetR/AcrR family transcriptional regulator, whose protein sequence is MRSADLTTVARIRDAAIELFGARGFDVGVRAIAETAGVSPGLVIHHFGSKDGLRQACDDYIAEEIRSEKSETIRSTDPATWLAAAAEIESFAPMMAYLVRSMQTGGELARNLWRTMFANVEGYLDEGVRAGTIRPSRDPAARAKYLGMAGGGAFLLYLQLHDNPSDLRAVLHDYANEMMLPALELYTEGLLTDSTMFDSFAAHGEIVTHTEGEQHDDGIGTDSAD, encoded by the coding sequence ATGCGTTCAGCCGACCTCACGACCGTGGCCCGGATTCGCGATGCCGCCATCGAGCTGTTCGGCGCCCGCGGATTCGACGTCGGGGTGCGCGCGATCGCCGAGACCGCCGGGGTGAGCCCGGGGCTCGTCATCCACCACTTCGGGTCGAAGGACGGATTGCGCCAAGCGTGCGACGACTACATCGCCGAAGAGATCCGCAGCGAGAAATCCGAGACCATCCGTTCCACCGACCCGGCCACCTGGCTCGCCGCGGCCGCCGAGATCGAATCGTTCGCGCCGATGATGGCCTACCTGGTGCGCAGCATGCAGACCGGCGGCGAGCTGGCCAGAAACCTCTGGCGCACCATGTTCGCCAATGTCGAGGGCTACCTCGACGAGGGTGTCCGCGCCGGCACGATCAGGCCGAGCCGAGACCCGGCCGCACGAGCGAAGTACCTCGGCATGGCAGGTGGCGGCGCGTTCCTGCTCTACCTCCAATTGCATGACAACCCGTCGGATTTGCGGGCTGTTCTGCACGACTACGCCAACGAGATGATGTTGCCCGCCCTCGAGCTCTACACCGAGGGCCTGCTCACCGATTCGACGATGTTCGACAGCTTCGCCGCGCACGGCGAAATTGTGACCCACACCGAGGGAGAACAACATGACGACGGCATCGGCACCGACAGCGCGGACTGA
- a CDS encoding O-methyltransferase: MATNEDQTGQPEASRADRILAHAEGSISEDAIVAAARERAVDAGAGAVTPAVGALLSVLARLSGGKAVVEVGTGAGVSGLWLLSGMRDDGVLTTIDIEPEHQRIAKQAFTEAGIGPSRTRLIAGRAQEVLTRLADESYDLVFLDAAPSDQADFIVEGIRLLRPGGAIVVHRSALGGRAGDPAANDAEVAAVREAARLIAEDERLTPVLIPLGDGILVAARD; encoded by the coding sequence ATGGCCACCAACGAGGACCAAACAGGCCAGCCTGAGGCCAGCCGCGCCGACCGGATACTCGCCCATGCGGAGGGTTCGATCTCCGAGGACGCCATTGTCGCGGCCGCCCGGGAGCGAGCTGTCGACGCCGGCGCCGGAGCGGTGACACCGGCGGTCGGAGCGCTGCTCAGCGTACTGGCCCGGCTGTCCGGCGGCAAAGCAGTTGTCGAGGTGGGCACCGGTGCCGGCGTGAGCGGACTGTGGCTGCTGTCGGGGATGCGTGACGACGGCGTCCTGACCACCATCGACATCGAGCCCGAGCACCAGCGCATCGCCAAGCAGGCGTTCACCGAGGCCGGGATCGGCCCGTCGCGCACCCGGCTGATCGCCGGCCGAGCCCAGGAAGTCCTGACCCGGCTGGCCGACGAGTCTTATGACCTGGTGTTTCTTGACGCCGCACCGTCGGATCAGGCCGATTTCATCGTCGAGGGCATCCGCCTGCTGCGCCCGGGCGGCGCGATCGTCGTGCATCGCTCCGCGCTCGGCGGCCGCGCCGGTGATCCGGCGGCCAATGACGCCGAGGTCGCGGCCGTGCGCGAGGCGGCCCGGCTGATCGCCGAGGACGAGCGCCTCACCCCGGTGCTGATTCCGCTGGGCGACGGAATCCTGGTCGCCGCCCGCGACTGA
- the sigE gene encoding RNA polymerase sigma factor SigE, which produces MEQSPRWSGNMPDNGRVVRLDAVDGTQSSTQVNQEDPTTTTLMAPAHMSHPEQLGEAEWVEPSEELQGTAVFDATGDRTAMPSWDELVRQHADRVYRLAYRLSGNQQDAEDLTQETFIRVFRSVQNYQPGTFEGWLHRITTNLFLDMVRRRGRIRMEALPEDYDRVPADEPNPEQIFHDSRLGADLQAALDSLAPEFRAAVVLCDIEGLSYEEIGATLGVKLGTVRSRIHRGRQALRDYLASHSGQRGLADFTAESA; this is translated from the coding sequence ATGGAACAGAGCCCCCGCTGGTCGGGGAATATGCCCGACAACGGTCGCGTTGTCAGGCTTGATGCGGTCGACGGCACCCAGTCGTCAACGCAGGTCAATCAGGAGGATCCGACGACCACCACATTGATGGCTCCGGCGCATATGTCGCACCCCGAGCAATTGGGGGAAGCCGAGTGGGTTGAGCCGTCCGAGGAACTGCAGGGCACCGCGGTGTTCGATGCCACCGGCGACCGGACGGCGATGCCGTCTTGGGACGAGCTCGTTCGGCAGCACGCCGACCGGGTGTACCGGCTGGCCTATCGCCTGTCGGGTAACCAGCAGGATGCCGAGGACCTCACCCAGGAGACCTTCATCAGGGTGTTCCGCTCTGTGCAGAACTACCAGCCCGGCACGTTCGAAGGCTGGCTGCACCGCATCACCACCAACTTATTCCTCGACATGGTCCGCCGCCGCGGCCGCATCCGCATGGAAGCGCTGCCCGAGGACTACGACCGGGTTCCCGCCGACGAGCCCAACCCCGAGCAGATCTTCCACGACTCGCGACTGGGTGCGGATTTGCAGGCCGCGCTGGATTCGTTGGCGCCGGAGTTCCGTGCCGCCGTCGTCTTGTGTGACATCGAGGGTCTGTCGTACGAGGAGATCGGTGCGACGCTCGGCGTCAAGCTGGGCACCGTGCGCAGCCGCATCCACCGCGGCCGCCAGGCGCTCCGTGATTACCTGGCGTCCCATTCCGGCCAGCGGGGGTTGGCTGACTTCACCGCCGAATCGGCGTAG
- a CDS encoding ABC transporter ATP-binding protein has translation MTTASAPTARTDTAAVEIHSLVKTFGRTRALDGMDLTVRAGSVAGFLGPNGAGKSTTIRILLGLLRADGGHVRLLGGDPWHDAVALHRRIAYVPGDVTLWPNLTGGQVIDFLCGLRGGADPRRRDWLIQRFELDPNKKARTYSKGNRQKVALVTAFATEADIYILDEPTSGLDPLMENVFQECVREVADRGAAVLLSSHVLAEVEKVCDTVTIIRAGRTVQSGPLAQLQHLMRTTVTARTHRDPTVVTRWPGLHDVNIVDGQVRFTVGRDALDATMVHLTQLGIADLTVTPASLEDLFLREYRTPAS, from the coding sequence ATGACGACGGCATCGGCACCGACAGCGCGGACTGACACCGCGGCGGTCGAAATCCACAGTCTGGTCAAGACTTTCGGTCGAACCCGGGCCCTGGACGGCATGGACTTGACCGTCCGCGCCGGTTCGGTCGCCGGCTTCCTGGGTCCCAATGGCGCGGGCAAGTCCACCACCATCCGCATCCTGCTGGGGCTGCTGCGCGCCGACGGCGGCCACGTGCGTCTGCTGGGCGGTGACCCGTGGCACGACGCGGTGGCGCTGCACCGGCGCATCGCCTACGTACCCGGGGATGTGACGCTGTGGCCGAACCTGACCGGCGGTCAGGTGATCGACTTCCTCTGCGGGCTGCGCGGTGGTGCGGACCCCCGCCGCCGGGACTGGCTGATCCAGCGCTTCGAACTCGACCCGAACAAGAAGGCCCGCACCTACTCGAAGGGCAACCGCCAGAAGGTGGCGCTGGTGACAGCTTTCGCCACCGAGGCCGACATCTACATTCTCGACGAGCCAACATCGGGCCTCGACCCGTTGATGGAGAACGTCTTTCAGGAATGCGTCCGCGAGGTCGCCGATCGCGGCGCGGCGGTGCTGCTCTCCAGCCACGTCCTGGCTGAGGTCGAAAAGGTCTGTGACACAGTCACCATCATCCGCGCCGGACGCACCGTGCAATCCGGGCCACTGGCCCAGCTCCAGCACCTGATGCGCACCACCGTGACAGCTCGCACGCACCGCGATCCCACCGTGGTGACTCGATGGCCGGGCTTGCACGACGTGAACATCGTCGACGGTCAGGTCCGGTTCACCGTCGGCCGCGACGCGCTGGACGCGACGATGGTGCATCTCACCCAGCTCGGGATCGCGGACCTGACGGTCACGCCGGCTTCCCTGGAAGACCTGTTCCTGCGCGAATACCGGACGCCGGCATCATGA